The DNA sequence GCCGCGCGGCCGGCCCTCGAGCCGCAGGCTCCCCGCGGCGACGACCTGCGCCCGGTCGCCGCGCACCGCCTCGACCCGCACCGGGAACAGATTGCGGTAGCCGAAGAAGTTGGCGACGAACGCGGATTGCGGATGAAGGTACACTTCCTCCGGGGTTCCGATCTGCCGTATGGTCCCATCCTTCATCAGCGCGATGCGGTCGGACAGCGACAGGGCCTCCTCCTGGTCGTGGGTCACGTAGAACGTCGTGAGGCCGAGGGCTTGATGCAGGCGCCGGATCTCGAGGCGCATCTCCAGCCTGAGCTTGGCGTCCAGGTTGCTGAGAGGCTCGTCCATCAGGAGCAGGCGGGGCTCGATGACCAGCGCACGCGCGAGGGCGACACGCTGCTGCTGACCGCCGCTCAACTGGGCCGGATACCGGTCGCCGAGGCCCCCGAGGTGCACGAGCGCGAGCACCTGCCCGACGCGACGCGTGATCGCCTCGTCCGGCACCCCCATCATCTCGAGCCCGAACGAGACGTTGCGGCCGACGGTGAGGTGCGGAAACAGCGCGTAACTCTGGAACACCACGCCGAAGCCCCGCCGCTCCGGGGGCACCGGGGCGAGGTCGTCTCCGTCGAGCAGGATCCGCCCGGCATCGGGGTCGACGAGGCCGGCGAGACAGTTGAGCGCCGTGCTCTTGCCGCAGCCGGAGGGACCGAGCAGACTGATGAACTCGCCGCCGTGCACGTCGAGGTCGAACGCGGAGAGCGCGACGGTCTCGCTGAACCGCTTGCCGAGCCCGCGCATCTCCAGTCGGCCGATGCTCCGGCCGGAGAGCGCCGCCGGTGCGCCGCCCTCCGGCCTGGACGGCCGGGCCGTGGTCCCGGTGCTCACTTGAGTTTGTTCGCGCCTACCCGCTGGTCCCAGAGCTGGAACGCCTGCACCAGCTTGTCCGGAGCCAAGGGGATTTCGATGGGCCGGGTTCTGATGAGATCGTCAAACAACGGCCGCCGCACCGGACCGACCTGGTCCTGACTGGCCTTGGGCGCCATAGCCAGCGTGACGCCCTTGACGGCCGGCCCCGGATAGAAGTAGCCGGTGTCGAACGTCTTCGCCTGCTGCTCGGGCCGGAGCACCCACGCGATCAGATCCAGCACCAGCCCAAGCATCTCCGGCGAGTTGCCCCGGGGCACGCAGATGTACTGCGTGTCGGCGATCAGGCGTTCGTTCTCGAATGCGAACGCGCCGAAGTTCTTCGGCACCACGCCGAGCGCCCGAACGTTGAGATCCCATCCCATCGTCGAGGCCGCGATCGTGCGGGCGCCCTGCCCCAACTCCTGAAACGTCCCGGCCGTCCCCGTGGGATAGTACTGAAGGTACTGGCCGAGCTGCTGGTAGTACGGCCACACCTTTGTCCACGACTGAGGCTCCCGGGGCTGCGGCTCTCCGAGCATATAGGGCAGACCCATCAAAAAGCTGCGGCCCGGTCCGGAGTTGGCCGGCCGCGCGTAGATCAACTGCCGCGGGTTGGCCTTCGCCCACGCCAGCAGGTCCTCAGGCGTCTTCGGCGGATTCGGCAGCTTCGCCGGGTTGTACGTGAACGTCGGGCCGTAGTTGCCGAAGACGTCCAGGATGCCGTAGCCCTGCGCGAGGCCCTGCGCCTTCGGCTGCTGGTAGTTGCCGATGAGGTTGGGCCACTTCGCCTGAAAGTCCGGCAGGAGCCGCTGCCAGATGTCCTGGACGATGCCCGCCGACAGCGCGTCGGAGCCCGTGAGCACCATGTTGATCTGGAGCTGGTTGGCCGCCTGCTGCGCCTTGATCTTCGCCGGCAGCTCCGGCGCCGTCGCCTGCTGGTAACTGATGCCGCCGACGTACTGCCGGTGCGACCCGGCGTAATCCTCGATGATGCTCTTCGTGAGCTGCAGCTGGCCCGCGACGTCGATGATGGTCAGCTGGAGCGGACGGGACGGCATCGGCGGCAGCGCCGCCTGTGCCGCCTGGGCGACGCCGGGACGGCCGGTCCACCACTGCGTGCCGGCCGCCGCCGCCGTTGCCCCGGCGCCGATGAGAAATGCTCTGCGGTTGAACGACTGAGGATCCTTCGTCACTTGCCACCCCCCACCGTGGTCTATTGTAGTCCACCCCAACCTAATGATGGCCGTCGAGGGCGGCGCCGGGCATCCATCCTGCACCCGATTCGCGCGTAGGGTATGATCCCCTGCGCGAGCGCCGACGTGCGGGCGGGGCCTACGTCGACCGCACGTGTCCCCGGCGACGGTCGAGGGGACGCGGTGTGCCCGGCGCCGCCGCCGCGCGCTGCGCGGCGGCGATGACCCGCTTGACGGGTACGCCGTGGCGCGCGGCCAGCACCCGGCACGCCTCGAACTCCGGGGCGACGTTCACGACGCCTGTGTCATCACCGGCGATCTTCACCGGAACGGAGCCGTACTCCGTCTCGACCTCCACGGTCTGCCGGTCCACCGCGAGGCGGGTGACCTCGTGCGCGCGGACGCCGAGCGTCGTCGTCTCCGCGAGCAGGATCCCGGCAAGTCCCCGCGCCAGCTCCGGTGCGGCGAGCACCCGCACCAGGTGGCCGGGCCGGCCTTTCTTCATGACCGCCGGCACGACGGCCACGTCGAGCGCGCCCGCGTCGAACAACCGGGCCGTCACGTGCGGGTATAACTGCGGATTCATGTCGTCGATGGACGTTTCCAGCATCACAAGACGCTCCGTGCGCGACGCGTCGCCCAACAGGCCCGCGTCCCCCCGGCCGTACACCTCCATCGATTCGCCGACGAACAGCCGGAGCACGTTCGCCCGCGCCGGATCGTCGCGGCCGGCGCCGGTGCCGATCCGCTCGAGGCGCATCGGCGGCAGCGGACCCCACCCGGTCACGAGCGCGCGCAGCAGCGCGGCGCCGGTCGGCGTCAGCCACTCGCCCTCGATCTCGCCGGCGTACACGGGCATGCCTTCGAGGAACGCCTGCGTCGCGGGCGCCGGCACCGGCACGGCGCCGTGCCGGATGTGCGCCCACCCCCGCCCGACGTTCACCGGGGACGCGACCACGCGCTCCAGCCCGAGCGCGTCCACCCCGGCGAGCACGCCGACGACATCGACCAAGGTGTCGAGACCGCCGAGTTCGTGCAGGTGCACGTCCTCGATCGGCACGCCGTGGATCTGCGATTCGACCTCGGCCAGGCGCCGCAGCACCTCGCCGGCGCGGACGCGCACCGGCGCGGCGACCCGGCAGCCGTCCACGATCGCCGCGAGCCGCGGATAGGGGCGCGCGGAGGCCGGATCGTCGTCGACCACCTCCACGCGCAGCGCGGGCACGCCGCGCCGCTCCGCCCGGTTCACCGTCACTCGAACCGGAACGCCGAGCCCCGCGACGACCTCCTGGAGCGCCGCCTCCGGCCACCCCGCGCCGACGAGGGCCCCGAGCAGCATGTCCCCGCTCGCCCCGCTCCCGCAGTCAAGGTAGCCGAGACGCATGCTCCTCCTCTGACACGTCCCGCGCGCGCGCGGTCGGGGCCCCCTCGTCCCCCCCTATGGGGGGCGGGGGGGCAGGCAGGCCGGTCCCGTTGATGCAGGCGGCAAGATAGCCCGCGCCGAATCCGTTGTCGATGTTCACCACCGCGACGCCAGGGGCGCAGGCGGTGAGCATCGTGAGCAGCGGGGCCAGGCCGCCGAAGTGGGCGCCGTAGCCGACGCTCGTCGGCACGCCGATCACGGGCGCCCGCGTGAGCCCGGCCACCACCGCGGGCAGCGCGCCGTCCATGCCGGCGACGACCACGAGCGCCCGAGCCCGCTCGAGCAGCGCGCGGTGCGCCCCCAGGCGGTGCAGCCCGCTCACGCCCACGTCATAAACGCGCGCCACGTCGGCGCCCATCACCTCCGCGGTCCACGCCGCCTCCTCGGCGACAGCGAGGTCGCCCGTCCCTCCGGTCAACACGCCCACACACCCGGCCCGGCGCTCCGGGACTCCCCCGAGCACGAGAAGGCGGGCCTGCGCAACGTACGTCGCATCGGGAAACGCGCCGGCCACGCCGGCCGCCACATCCGGGGCCGCGCGCGTCAGCAACACGGGGCCGCCGGCCCGGCGCAGGGCGGACGCGATCTCGACGATCTGCCCGACGGACTTTCCGGGACAGTACACCGCCTCCGGCGCGCCGCGGCGCAGCGGCCGGTGCGTGTCGACCTTGGCGAAGCCGAGCTCCACGAAGGGCAGCCAGCGCAGCGCCGAGACGGCGTCCGCCACGGCCACGCGGCCGGTCCGCACGTCCTCCAGCAGCCGAGCGAGCGTGTCTTCGTTCACGCGCCGCGCCCGTGCGAGGCGGAGACGCCGGACTCGCGCGCCTCGGGACCGGCCGGTATGGACTCGCCGGCCGGCGCCGGCGAAAAGCGTCCCGAGCGCAGCCCGTCGGGAGCGATGCGCGCGGTGCTGAACCCGATGGCGCGAAACGCCTCCGTCACCCGATCGAAAATGGCGGCGAGACGTCCGATCTCGGGCACCGGTACTTCGACGCTCGCGGCGGCGCCGTGGTGACGCACACGGACCTCGCGGAATCCGAGTCCCCGCACCACGCGTTCGGCCGCCTCGATCTGGCCGAGCGCCGCCACGGTCACGGGGGACCCGAACGGCAGCCGCGACGCCAGACATGGCGCGGCCGGCTTGTCCCAGACCTCCAGGCCCATGCGACGCGCGAGCGCGCGGATGTCGGCTTTGCCGAGACCCGCGTCGAGCAGCGGAGCCTGCACGGCAAACTCCGCCGCCGCGCGCATCCCGGGCCGGTCGTCGCGGCGATCGTCGGCGTTGGCCCCGTAGACGACGGCCGGCAGCCCGAGGTCACCGGCGAGCCGCGCCAGATCCGTGAACAGCGCGTGCTTGCAGAAATAGCAGCGGTTCGCGTCGTTGCGAAGATAGCGGGCGTCCTCGAACTCGCGCGTCTCCACGCGGATGTGCCGCACGCCGAGCGCACCGGCGATCCGCTCCGCGATGGCGAGCTCGTCCCGCGCGAGCGACGGGGACACCGCGGTCGCCGCCACGCACCGGTCGCCGAGGACGCCGTGGGCGACGGCGAGCAGGTACGCGCTGTCCACGCCGCCGGAAAACGCGACCACGACCCCGCCGAGACTTCGGAGGAGGGCTTCGAGCCGCGCCTGTTTCCCCGCGGGCATGTCTGCGCCCGCGTCTTCCACCGGCACTCGCATGCCACGGTGCTTCTACATATAAAGGGCGCGCTCCCACCTGCGACCGTACGGCCCCGCGCCCGGCCTTTCGCGGTTTGGAACGCGGCGGCCCTTGCCGTCGGGGATTTAGGCCGGCGCGCGCCGCAGCTGGCTGCCGCCCCATGCCAGCCAGATGATCACCAAGATAAATCCGAGGCCCATCAGCGCCATCTGGGTACTGAACACCTGCAGAATCTCCGCGATGCCGGCCACCACCGCGACCCATCCAAGCGTACGGTTCATCACGCCCGTGTCGACGATCGCCCATCCGGCGACCAGCACGGCCGCGCCCGTAAACGCGTTGCCGGCGGCCATCGTGGCCTGGTTGACGGCGGCGATTGCCGTCCATGCGTGCGCGGCGGCCGTCTGATCCCTGGCCGACAACGCCGCGAGCATGGCACCACCCTGCCACAGGAGCGCCGCTCCGAGCGCGTGTAGCGCGAGGCCCACAACGGCGAGCCCCAGGGTGGCGACCGCGCGGGTCGGCGCCTTCTCCCGCAGACGGGCAAACACGCCGAACGTGAAGATCAGGCCGAAACCGGCCGACAGCAGGCCGAGAACGCCGATCGTTCCGAAGAGACCCGCCTTTTGTGCGATGACGGGAAGCGCCCTGCTCGGATCCAGCGCGGTCTGTGGGTCGAGCCCGCTCGACGCAAAGAGGATGAACAGCAACGCAAGGCAGATCGCCGTGATGAACCCCGCCGTGCCGCCGTTATGCTGGATTCGTTCCATGTCTCTCCCCCCTTCTCGTGCTCATCCAGTGTCCGAGGCCAACCAGACCCCGGCGAACGTGAACAACGCACCCAACGCCTGCAGCGTGCTGAGGGACTCGCGGAGCAGAAGCGCCGCGATCACGACCGCCGAGACCGGCTCGAGGTAGACGTAGACCATGGTCTCCCGCGGTCCCAACCGGTGGAGCGACCGGCCCCACAACGCCATCGCCACGACCATCCCCGCCGTGGCGCCGTATACGAGTCCCGCCCACGCCCCCCACGACACGGTCCCCCAGGCGTGCCGCGCCATTTCGGGGACGGCGAGCGGCGCGAACACCAGCATGGCGATTCCCATCGCCCATCCGGTCGCCTGCCAGGTGCCGGCGGCGTCCACCACCTGACCGACGGCGAGACTGTACCAGACCCACGCGGCGGCCGCGCCGAGAGCGAGCACGTCACCCGCCGCACGGGATAGGTCGAACCCGCCCGACGCCCCCCGCACGATGAGCGCGACGCCCGCGAGTCCCAGCAGGAGTCCGGTCCATCGACGGCCGTCCGGCGTGTCGCCGCGGCGGAGCGCCAGCCACACCGCGGTCAGAATAGGCGAGGCCGCGAGCAGAATCGCGCTTTGGCCGGCCGTCGTCCACCGCAGGCTGCCGATGAGCAAGATCTGAAAGGTCGCCTGCGCGATCCCGGCCTTCGCGAGCGGCCACCAGAGGTCGCGGGGCATGGGGTGCCGCCGCGGCATCCAGACGGCGGCCAGGACGGCCGCGGCGAGCACGAGACGGAGAAACGTGAAGCTCAGCACCGGGATCTCCCGAAGCGCGAGCCGGGCGCCGGGGTAGATGCCGCCCCAGAGCACGACGGCCAGCAGCGGCTCGACGCGAACTCTGCGGCGGAGACCGCGGGCCGCCGTGTGCGAGACCGCCGCGCCGTCGGCGGCGTTCAGGAAACCCACGAAGCGCCGTGTTCGACCGGCCGGCGGGGGAGCCCTCCGCCGAAGGGGCCGTGTTCTGTTTCACAGAATGAGCGTTCTGTGATGCGCCGGCCGCGCGCCCGCGCGGCGGTCCACGGCGATCGAGCGAGGTGATGTGAGTGAGGATGCACAGGCGTGCCACGGCACCAACCCGGCGGTGGACGGGCCCGGCCGCGCTCACCACGGCCGCCGTGCTGCTGCTCGTCCTGGCCGCCTCCGGCGCCGCTCCCTCGGGCCCGCCCTACGTGATCAACGCCATCATGCCGCTGACCGGCGGCGGGGCGTTCCTCGGGCAGCCCGAGAGCCAGGCGCTGCAGATCGTGGAACGCCTCACCAACGAGAAGGGCGGCATCCGCGGGCGCCCGATCCACTTCGTCTTCCACGACGATCAAACGAGCCCGCAGGTCGGCGTCCAGCTCGCCGGCCAGATCATCGCCGGGCGGGTCCCGGTGATCGTGGGATCCTCGCTCGTCGCGATCTGCGCCGCGATGGCGCCGCTGATGAAGGACGGGCCGGTGGAGTACTGCCTCTCGCCCGGCATCCATCCGGCCGACGGCAGCTACGTCTTCACCGCCAGCGTCTCGACCAAGGACCTGGCCGGCGCCCTGATTCGCTATTTCAAGGGCAAAGGATGGACGCACATCGCCGTGCTGACGTCGACGGACGCGACCGGGCAGGACGCCGAACGCAACATCAACGAGACCGTGGCCCTGCCGCAGTATCAGGGCGTCGTCCAGGTGGTCGCCCGCGAGCACTTCAACCCGCAGGACGTCAGCGTCGCGGCGCAGATCGCGCGCATCGCCGCGGCCAAGCCGCAGGCGCTCATCGCCTGGAGCACGGGCGCGCCGATCGGCACGGTGTTCAAGGGCATCGCCCAGAACGGACTCAGCGTCCCCGTGGCGACGACGAACGGCAACCAGACCTACGGCCAGATGAAGCAGTACGCGTCGTTCCTGCCCCCGGACCTGTACTTTCCGACGAGCGCCTGGCCCGCGTACCAGTCGCTGCCGGCCGGGCGCGTGAAGATGGCGCAGAAGCTGTTCTACGACGCGTTTGGGGCCGCCAATGCCAAGCCGGATCTCGGCGCGTCGATCGCCTGGGATCCGGGCCAGCTTGTGGTGGACGCCCTGCGCCACCTCGGCACCGAGGCGACCGCGACGCAAATTCGAGACTACCTCGTCCATCTGCGGGGCTTCGCCGGCATCAACGGCATCTACGACTTCAAGACGAGCCCGCAGCGAGGGCTGAACCTGGATGACGCGATCGTCACGCGCTGGGACCCCGCCAAACAGGCGTGGGACCCCGTGAGCAAGTTCGGCGGAGAACCCGTGCCGTAGTAGGACCGGCGCGGCGGGGCGGCGTCACGTTGGAGCGCGGGGCTCGATGACGGAGGCCCTCCATCTGGCGGTCGCGTGCGGCGACTACGACCGGACGCGCCCACTCTTCGACGGCCGGATGCGCATCGAAGGGTGCGATCCCGTCTTTCTCGCGCTCGCGCCCGAAGAGATCTTCTTTCGCGCCTTCGTGCACGAGGAATTCGACGTCGCCGAACTGTCGCTCAGCAGCTACACGATCCGGCGGTCGCGCGGCGACTGCCCGTACGTCGCCATCCCGGCGTTCCTCTCCCGCTCGTTCCGCCATTCCGCGTTGTACGTCCGCACCGACCGGGGCATCGAACAGCCCCTGGACCTGCGGGGACGCCGCGTCGGAGTGCCGGAGTACCAGATGTCGGCCGCCGTCTGGGTCCGCGGTCTGTTGCAAGATGAGTACGGTGTCGCGCCCGGCGACCTTCGATGGGTGACCGGCGGCATGGAGACGCCGGGCCGGATCGAAAAGATTCGCTTTGCGCCGCCCGCCGGAGTCTCGCTCGCGGCGGCGCCTCCCGAGGCAACGCTCTCCGGCATGCTCGAGGACGGAGCGATCGACGCGCTCATCGCGCCCCGGACGCCGTCCTGTTTCGTCCGCGGCGCGGCGGCGGTCGGCCGGCTGTTTGCGAATTTCGGGCGTGACGAGGAAGACTACTACCGGCGCACCGGCATCTTCCCGATCATGCACCTCGCCGGTGTCCGGACCCGCCTCGCCGAGCGCCATCCGTGGCTGCCGGCCAGCGTCTACAAGGCGTTCGTCACGGCCAAGGACCTCGCCGTTTCGGCGCTCGACGACGCGAACGCGCTGGCGACCAGCCTGCCGTTTCAACTGTGGCACGCCGAGCAGGCCCGGGGCCTCATGGGCGCGGATTTCTGGCCCTACGGTCTCGCGGCGAACCAAGAGACGCTCGAGGTGTTTCTCCGGTACCATTTCGAGCAGGGGCTCTCGGCGCGCCGGCTCGCCCCGGCCGAGTTGTTCGCGCCGAGCACCACGTCGCAATGGAAGATCTGATCACCGTCCACCTCAGCGGGCGTCCGAGAACAACCGGCGCGCGTTCTCGCGCAGGATCTTCGGCCGGACGGCGTCTTTCACCGTGAGCGCGGCGAAGTCCGACAGCCACCGCTCCGGCGTGAGAAAGGGCCAATCGGACCCGAAGAGGCACTTGTCCTGGAGCGGGCCGTTTAGCTGCTCGACGAGCTCCGCCGGAAAATACTTGGGCGACCACCCCGACAGGTCGATGTGCACGTTGGCCTTGTGGCGGGCGATCGCGAGTTGCTCCGCCTGCCAGGGCCAGCTCGGATGCGCGAGGATGATCTCGAGCGACGGGAAATCCGCGGCCACGTCGTCCACGAGCATCGGGTTCACATACTTGAGTTTGTAGCCGTCCCCGCCGGGCAGGCCGGCGCCGCTCCCCATCGTGCCGGAGTGAAAAAGACACACGAGGCCGAGATCGGCGGCGGCGCCCCAGAGCGGATAGAACCGCTCGTCGTTCGGCGCGAACTTCTGGAGGCCGGGGTGCAACTTGAGACCGCGGAGGCCGAGCACCTCGCGGGCCCGGCGCGCCTCGTCGACGGCCAGCCGTCCCTTCCACGGATCGACGCCGGCAAACCCGATGAAGACGTCGGGATGGGCCCGCACGGCCGCCGCGATGTGATCGTTCGGGACGGGCGGCCGGCCGGACACCGTCGAAGTGTCCATCGCGAGCAGCACGGCCATCATCCGCCGGGCCCGGTACTGCTTCGCCAGGTCGTCCATCGAGACCGGCGCGATCTCGCGGCCGAAGTACCGCGCCATCGCCTCCAGCTCGCCGCCGAAGACGGGGCGTGCCTCCGGGCTCATCGGATGAACGTGCACGTCGATGGCGACGAGGTCGTCCGGTTTCATGGGTGTCCTCCAGTGCGGTGAGGCTGAGTTTGGCAGAGCCCCGCCGTTTCCTTCAGGGGCCGCTGTTCGGCAGGAAAGCCGGCGCCCGGCGGCCGATCAACCGGTACGATGCGGACGACCGCCGAGAAGCGCAGCGTGTTTCGCCGGCTCCACGAATCCGGGTGTTTTGTGATTCCCAATCCGTGGGATGTCGGGACGACGCGGTACCTTGAGTCCGTGGGATTCCAGGCGCTCGCGACGACGAGCTCCGGCGCGGCGTTCTCGATGGGTCTCCCCGACGCCGACTGGGCGCTCACGCGCGATCCGATGCTCGCCCACATCCGCACCATCGTCGAGGCGTCCGATCTCCCGGTGAATGCCGATTTCGAGTCCGGGTACGCGGACGACCCGGCCGGCGTCGCTGAGAACGTGCGGCTGTGCGTCGACACCGGCGTTGCCGGCCTGTCGATCGAAGACTCCACCGACGATGCGGCGAGGCCGCTCTATGAGTTCGACCTCGCCGTCGCCCGCGTCCGCGCGGCACGGACCGCCATCGATCGGGCGGGCGGAGACGTGCTGCTCGTCGGCCGGACGGAAGGCTTCATCGCCGGCGTGCCCGACCTCGCCGAGGCGATCCGGCGGCTGCGGGCCTACGCCGCGGCCGGCGCCGACTGTCTCTACGCCCCGGGGATCAAGACGCGCGAGGAGATCGCGGCGGTCGTCGACGCGGTGGCGCCGAAGCCGGTGAACCTGTTGATCGGCGGCGCCATCGGACTGACGGTCAAGGATGCGGCCGGCCTTGGAGTACGCCGGATCAGCGTCGGCGGCGCGCTCGCGCGTGCGGCGTGGGGCGGGTTCATGCGCGCGGCGCGGGATCTCGCCGCCGGCCGGTTCGACGCCTTCGCCGACGCCGCGTCCGGGGCCGACTTGAACCGCCTGTTTGCCCAGGACGTGAAGCGGCGATCCGGATGACCGCGAGGGGATCCCATGACGCAACGCACAGACGACGCGGGTGGATCGATGGCCATCCGGTACACGCGCCTGGCCACTCCGATCGGCGGGCTCCTGGTCGTGGAGGCGGACGACGGGCTGCGGGCCGTGTGGTTCAAGGACGGACGCAGGCGGCGTCCGGTGGATCCGGCCTGGCGCCCGGTTGCCCCCGACGCGATTGAGGCCGCCCGGCAGCTCGCCGCGTATTTCGCCGGGACGCGGCGGACGTTCGATCTCCGGCTCGCTCCGCTCGGCACGCCGTTCCAGCGGCGCGTGTGGGCCGCCATTGCTGCGATCCCCTACGGCCGGACCAGCTCCTACGGCGCCATCGCGGCCGAGATCGGCGCCCCGGCCGCCGTCCGGGCGGTGGGCGCGGCGAACGGCCAAAACCCGTGGCCGATCGTCGTCCCGTGCCACCGGGTGATCGGCAGCAACGGGTCGCTGACGGGCTACGGCGGCGGGCTCCCGATCAAGCGCGCCCTCCTCGACTTCGAACGCGGCCCCCTGCCCCTCTTCGCCGCCGCCGAGGGTCTCGCATGACGTACCGGCCGATCAACTTCCGGCAGAAGTTCGGCCTCTTCACCGAGCAGTGGCAGCCGAAAGTCATCGCCGAAATGAACGACTACCAATTCAAGGTCGTGAAGCTGCAAGGCGACTTCGTCTGGCACGACCATACGGAAACCGACGAGGCG is a window from the bacterium genome containing:
- a CDS encoding ABC transporter ATP-binding protein, producing the protein MSTGTTARPSRPEGGAPAALSGRSIGRLEMRGLGKRFSETVALSAFDLDVHGGEFISLLGPSGCGKSTALNCLAGLVDPDAGRILLDGDDLAPVPPERRGFGVVFQSYALFPHLTVGRNVSFGLEMMGVPDEAITRRVGQVLALVHLGGLGDRYPAQLSGGQQQRVALARALVIEPRLLLMDEPLSNLDAKLRLEMRLEIRRLHQALGLTTFYVTHDQEEALSLSDRIALMKDGTIRQIGTPEEVYLHPQSAFVANFFGYRNLFPVRVEAVRGDRAQVVAAGSLRLEGRPRGELAAGAEAVAAVRPEDVRVLPPAEAAGGVPAKIEFAEFIGGAFECSVAADAGELFVVRTAARWPHGAPVVLQVDPDRLLVFPPE
- a CDS encoding extracellular solute-binding protein; amino-acid sequence: MTKDPQSFNRRAFLIGAGATAAAAGTQWWTGRPGVAQAAQAALPPMPSRPLQLTIIDVAGQLQLTKSIIEDYAGSHRQYVGGISYQQATAPELPAKIKAQQAANQLQINMVLTGSDALSAGIVQDIWQRLLPDFQAKWPNLIGNYQQPKAQGLAQGYGILDVFGNYGPTFTYNPAKLPNPPKTPEDLLAWAKANPRQLIYARPANSGPGRSFLMGLPYMLGEPQPREPQSWTKVWPYYQQLGQYLQYYPTGTAGTFQELGQGARTIAASTMGWDLNVRALGVVPKNFGAFAFENERLIADTQYICVPRGNSPEMLGLVLDLIAWVLRPEQQAKTFDTGYFYPGPAVKGVTLAMAPKASQDQVGPVRRPLFDDLIRTRPIEIPLAPDKLVQAFQLWDQRVGANKLK
- the larC gene encoding nickel pincer cofactor biosynthesis protein LarC, whose translation is MRLGYLDCGSGASGDMLLGALVGAGWPEAALQEVVAGLGVPVRVTVNRAERRGVPALRVEVVDDDPASARPYPRLAAIVDGCRVAAPVRVRAGEVLRRLAEVESQIHGVPIEDVHLHELGGLDTLVDVVGVLAGVDALGLERVVASPVNVGRGWAHIRHGAVPVPAPATQAFLEGMPVYAGEIEGEWLTPTGAALLRALVTGWGPLPPMRLERIGTGAGRDDPARANVLRLFVGESMEVYGRGDAGLLGDASRTERLVMLETSIDDMNPQLYPHVTARLFDAGALDVAVVPAVMKKGRPGHLVRVLAAPELARGLAGILLAETTTLGVRAHEVTRLAVDRQTVEVETEYGSVPVKIAGDDTGVVNVAPEFEACRVLAARHGVPVKRVIAAAQRAAAAPGTPRPLDRRRGHVRST
- the larB gene encoding nickel pincer cofactor biosynthesis protein LarB, producing the protein MNEDTLARLLEDVRTGRVAVADAVSALRWLPFVELGFAKVDTHRPLRRGAPEAVYCPGKSVGQIVEIASALRRAGGPVLLTRAAPDVAAGVAGAFPDATYVAQARLLVLGGVPERRAGCVGVLTGGTGDLAVAEEAAWTAEVMGADVARVYDVGVSGLHRLGAHRALLERARALVVVAGMDGALPAVVAGLTRAPVIGVPTSVGYGAHFGGLAPLLTMLTACAPGVAVVNIDNGFGAGYLAACINGTGLPAPPPPIGGDEGAPTARARDVSEEEHASRLP
- the larE gene encoding ATP-dependent sacrificial sulfur transferase LarE, which codes for MRVPVEDAGADMPAGKQARLEALLRSLGGVVVAFSGGVDSAYLLAVAHGVLGDRCVAATAVSPSLARDELAIAERIAGALGVRHIRVETREFEDARYLRNDANRCYFCKHALFTDLARLAGDLGLPAVVYGANADDRRDDRPGMRAAAEFAVQAPLLDAGLGKADIRALARRMGLEVWDKPAAPCLASRLPFGSPVTVAALGQIEAAERVVRGLGFREVRVRHHGAAASVEVPVPEIGRLAAIFDRVTEAFRAIGFSTARIAPDGLRSGRFSPAPAGESIPAGPEARESGVSASHGRGA
- a CDS encoding DUF4386 family protein, which translates into the protein MERIQHNGGTAGFITAICLALLFILFASSGLDPQTALDPSRALPVIAQKAGLFGTIGVLGLLSAGFGLIFTFGVFARLREKAPTRAVATLGLAVVGLALHALGAALLWQGGAMLAALSARDQTAAAHAWTAIAAVNQATMAAGNAFTGAAVLVAGWAIVDTGVMNRTLGWVAVVAGIAEILQVFSTQMALMGLGFILVIIWLAWGGSQLRRAPA
- a CDS encoding DMT family transporter, with the translated sequence MGFLNAADGAAVSHTAARGLRRRVRVEPLLAVVLWGGIYPGARLALREIPVLSFTFLRLVLAAAVLAAVWMPRRHPMPRDLWWPLAKAGIAQATFQILLIGSLRWTTAGQSAILLAASPILTAVWLALRRGDTPDGRRWTGLLLGLAGVALIVRGASGGFDLSRAAGDVLALGAAAAWVWYSLAVGQVVDAAGTWQATGWAMGIAMLVFAPLAVPEMARHAWGTVSWGAWAGLVYGATAGMVVAMALWGRSLHRLGPRETMVYVYLEPVSAVVIAALLLRESLSTLQALGALFTFAGVWLASDTG
- a CDS encoding ABC transporter substrate-binding protein → MHRRATAPTRRWTGPAALTTAAVLLLVLAASGAAPSGPPYVINAIMPLTGGGAFLGQPESQALQIVERLTNEKGGIRGRPIHFVFHDDQTSPQVGVQLAGQIIAGRVPVIVGSSLVAICAAMAPLMKDGPVEYCLSPGIHPADGSYVFTASVSTKDLAGALIRYFKGKGWTHIAVLTSTDATGQDAERNINETVALPQYQGVVQVVAREHFNPQDVSVAAQIARIAAAKPQALIAWSTGAPIGTVFKGIAQNGLSVPVATTNGNQTYGQMKQYASFLPPDLYFPTSAWPAYQSLPAGRVKMAQKLFYDAFGAANAKPDLGASIAWDPGQLVVDALRHLGTEATATQIRDYLVHLRGFAGINGIYDFKTSPQRGLNLDDAIVTRWDPAKQAWDPVSKFGGEPVP
- a CDS encoding ABC transporter substrate-binding protein, which codes for MTEALHLAVACGDYDRTRPLFDGRMRIEGCDPVFLALAPEEIFFRAFVHEEFDVAELSLSSYTIRRSRGDCPYVAIPAFLSRSFRHSALYVRTDRGIEQPLDLRGRRVGVPEYQMSAAVWVRGLLQDEYGVAPGDLRWVTGGMETPGRIEKIRFAPPAGVSLAAAPPEATLSGMLEDGAIDALIAPRTPSCFVRGAAAVGRLFANFGRDEEDYYRRTGIFPIMHLAGVRTRLAERHPWLPASVYKAFVTAKDLAVSALDDANALATSLPFQLWHAEQARGLMGADFWPYGLAANQETLEVFLRYHFEQGLSARRLAPAELFAPSTTSQWKI
- a CDS encoding amidohydrolase family protein produces the protein MKPDDLVAIDVHVHPMSPEARPVFGGELEAMARYFGREIAPVSMDDLAKQYRARRMMAVLLAMDTSTVSGRPPVPNDHIAAAVRAHPDVFIGFAGVDPWKGRLAVDEARRAREVLGLRGLKLHPGLQKFAPNDERFYPLWGAAADLGLVCLFHSGTMGSGAGLPGGDGYKLKYVNPMLVDDVAADFPSLEIILAHPSWPWQAEQLAIARHKANVHIDLSGWSPKYFPAELVEQLNGPLQDKCLFGSDWPFLTPERWLSDFAALTVKDAVRPKILRENARRLFSDAR